A region of the Centropristis striata isolate RG_2023a ecotype Rhode Island chromosome 20, C.striata_1.0, whole genome shotgun sequence genome:
GTGAGGATCCAGTCTCAGCTTGGACCACTTGGTCTAAAGGTGCATCATCTCAGGTGTATCTTACTTGTTGTCGGGCTCATTAGCTGAACTCATGGTCTGAACTTCGTCCACAGCCGAGTTGAAGTCCTTGATGTTCTCTGAGGAGTAGAGACCAGAGGGGCTGTTGTACTGGTTGGTCACAACTTTGGAGCCAAAACCAGTGAAGGGCAGAGCGCTCCTGTTGTGGGTGGAGCCTATGTGTTTCACTTCCTGTATCACAAAATAAGTGGAAAATTGTACTGTTAAAAAGTTTTCGTGAGAGAACAAGCACCATGCAAGTGAGTGCAGAGATTTGTGAAAAAACTGTCTGACACATGCAACTCATACTGCAGACTTGATGCAATGATGGCCACAACTTTTGACGCCTTCCAATAAACTTTTTATCAGCATGCACAAACATGCAGCTGCCATCATGACAGTTAGGAATTACTCAATATCTGAAGACTCCCATTTTCCCATGAATTCAATAATGTTGCAGCTGCACCCTTTTGAAGACTAAAAACCTGAAAATATTGTTCAACTGGAAATGAAAACAGTCTCATTTTGCTTCTTAAAACTGCTGCTTCTAGTCACACATAATTTAACAGGATAATGTATGACTGTGCCATAATTACAGCTAATTATAGCCAGCTATAACTGTCTTTAAAGAGAATAACGTCATGGCAGTGGCATGACATGAAAGTGGGCACATAAATTCCTCCAAATCTAGCTCATGCTTCACAGTGGGAACACGGAAATGCCTCCAAATATAGCTCATGCTTTAAACATCTGACAATTACATTTTAGAATTCTCAAGAGTCTCTGCGAGCGTATAAACTTACACACAAAATAAGCGACAAGACTAGCATTCAGTAATGGCCTTAAAAGCATGAAGCGTTGGTTTCAAAGTGACAGACTCCAGACAAGTGCTTCAAAcacgtgtttttgtgtgtgtgagaaaaatGCACAACATCTGTGACCTGTGAAACACACAGAGCCTGAGACACATCACACCGTTTCCTACATGAATACACACTTTGGCCGCAACTTTCCACTCAGCGGGCAGGAACTGAGGCTTGCGTCAGTGCTTGGCTGATAAACTACCGTCTCCTAGGAAACCTCCTGTTGGGAAGTAAACAATGACTTCATCGTTGGCagtgtaaagaaaaaaacccaacccaCAAGGCTTTGTGGGCGCGGTGGGAAAAGAACGTGTAGGCTTCTAGAAAACTCTATGGCTACCTGTAAGGATCAGGCTAAATAAAAGGAGAGAGTTGGGGGTAGTCATTTTAAAAGCTCATCCTGCTTTGATGTGGAGACACACACCTTTGGCTCTGATGCAAGATTCATCTTGTACGGATTTGTCTTCCCTCCCTCAGATGAAAGCGGCGACCACATTTTAGATTCTGAcctggagaagaagaagaagaagaagaagaagaagaagaagaagaagaagaagaagaagaagaagaagaagaagaagaagaagaagaagaagaagaagaagaagaagaagaagaagaagaagaagaagaagaagaagaagaagcattCATCAGGACTACAGATAAAGgctgaaatgacaaaataatcatATACATATTAGTTTTAAATATAGAGATTTTTGTACTGCATGGCCGTACATGAACATGATTGCAGTCAAAGGAGATTATTGGCTGATGTTGGTCATGATCAAAGACATATTGGTATCAGCATATTTGTTGTCAGATATGTGCagatattaaaacttttttattttttatttatataattccaAAAATAATGCTGggtgtaatttaaaaatagtgTCGCTATTCTaaatttttgcagttttaatCTCTAGAATTTGTAGAAAATGTTATACATTGCATGTATAATGTTAAATACTCTTTAATGAAGTTATTTTGCAGCCTTCTCAGTACCATTGCATAATCATATTGGTACACAATCCAGAATTTGTTGAAAATGTTATACATTGCATGTATAATGTTAAATACTccttaataaagttattttgcagcCTTCTTAGTACCATTGCATAATcatattggtgcacaatccaaaTGGTAAGGGTGTAtcttcattccagctcaaacaTTTAGGTTATATTGGTAAtcagtgcatttttttcctcacaaaatTTGCTATTTGCATTGCACAGAAAAATCCCACATCAGTCTGGCTCTAAACTGGACACCATGCCTGTGTCTTTGAATGCAACAGACCCCTTGGAGGTACGTTCTTCTGCTTCCCCTGCAGGGTGGGGCCCTGCATTCAATACATTCCCTCTTAATTTGAACAAACACATTTGCTTCAACCTGCCTGCTGAGTGCATTTCAACACTCCTACTGCTTGAAATCTACAAGAAAGTTATGATGTAATGCACTGAATTACAACACATACACTTCTCAAACTAAAGCCAGTAAAACAAAAGGGCagacttgtaaaaaaaaaaagaaaaaaaaaaaagcatgaatcAACACCACGTCACTTGCTGAACACCTGGATTGCAGCTGAGCTGTCTCATATTACTCAGTGTTTTTCAGGCCTGCGGCTACGACTATAAGTCTGGCACATGTTGCTACATCCTACCTGTCTACGGAGAGCACCATCTCGTCTATGCATCCCTTGATCTTGTTCTGCGCTTCCAAGTGAGTCATGTTCTCCGTCGGTTCTCCGTCGATAGACAAAATCATGTCACCGATACACAGGTTGGCCTGGGCCGCTTTACTCCCAGGAGTGACCTACAACACAGGACATATAACTGATAAGAAACTTTTTGGACTGAATGTGAGCTTGGATTATAGCTTTTAAAGGTATTTGACAtgaaatgtacctttaaaaatctatttctgGCAAGATTCTTTGAAAAATAAACACCACTTACGCAAAAACAACACAGCTTAATCCTCCTGCTGTGTTGTTTAACTCTGACCTTGAAATACCTTTACACACATTTCATTATTTACAGTAAACACAGGCAAACCCACTTGCAGAGAAGTGTTTTCAGTCAGCGACTCAGGCTGAGAGCTGCCTGGAGGGCAGACCCTCTATCAAAGATAAAGGATTGAAActaagagagagagactcagtCCAGGAATTCCTAATCACTTTTCCATGGGTGGAGTGGAGCGACCACTGTAACAACATTTACAGCAGGAACAGCAGCCGCCACTCAGGCAAAGTACACAGTGGAGGGTCATATTCTGATTCATAACTGTAAAACATGCAAGATGCCCAATAAAGCTTTGAATTAATGTGTACCATGCTGTTGTAAAGTACCAGGATGCTCAGCCAGAAAAGGGGCTCAGGGACACCAAaggatgtcaaaataaaagacctttagattttttccccctcatccATATtaagcttttaatttgaaatttgaCATTCCAAGTTTATCAGAAAGTCTGTAGACATGACGACatatcaccctgttaaaataattgcctacgtaatttttttaagttttgcaggaaacacaaaaaccaaaagtgtaacatatgacatttatttatcattttactcaaaaaggatgtaacaaaggatggctattggcatagtaataacactgtgtgtaaatgatgtaacttaagagaaataaatgacttaggcaattttgtGACGTAAGCAATATATGggaacactttattttgaaggtgtctacataagagtcacacaagcctgtcagaaacatgacatgacaagtatcatgagcattaatgttacttcaaagtgtcattaatgttcatgacacatcccatgtcatgtttatgacacgctcatgtcactcttatgtagacaccttcaaaataaagtgttaccatatattgcttaagtcacaaaggcatgttaaaaaaattgcctaagtcacattttattttgatttaggcgtaataaatccgcttaagtcacacacttgacataggccattatcttaaagaggtaaaataacataatctgatcaactgaggatgtaggcgattttaccatgatgatttgtggggggaaaaaactaatttttgaccaaaaaaaaatgacttaggcgattattttaacagtgtggcgATATtaagcttttaatttgaaatttgaCATTCCAAGTTTATCAGAAAGTCTGTAGACATGACGACATACCTATTGCATTGGTCATTTCGACACTATTTTTGTTAAACCTGTACACTGAAGTTTCTCAAAATAACCTGAAATGAGGAAATAAAACTGAAGCTAACACTGGATAGCGCATTATTGTGGGTAACTGAACATGCCGACACTGTAACAATAGTTCACGTCAGCCACATTACAGTGATAGCAGCTTAGCCTCTGAAGTCACGTTAGCCTTTTGTTAACGCAACAGTCTGTTCTCAGAAAAGTCGAGAAGAAGAAACAACGAGAGGTGTTAGTGTGTGCGGACAGCCAGCTCACGTGTGGTTTACTGAAGTAGGCTACAATGTAACACTTACCCGGGAAATGGTCAGCGGCTGCTCGAAGTCCTTTCCGCCGACCAGCCTGAAGCCCCAGGGGCCAGGACCCATCACTTGTACCCGGAGAGGCATGACGGTGATGTGGGTTAGAACAGAGCCGAGTGTCGCTGTGTGTGGAGATGTGTCTCAGAGAAGCAGCTGACTTCCTACtgcttgtgacatgtgcaataatCGATAGTCAGAAGTTTAAGTCTGGCCGTGCAGCATCAGAGGAGTGGGTGGGCCCTCAGGTTACACTTGGACGAATAGAGTTTGAAGTCTCCACGCTGATAAAGTGAGAGCACAAAGATCGTGTATTCACAACGTGGATCACTGCTCAGGACACACCAGGGCTGATCggaccaactttttttttgtctttatgaaGGTCCCGGAAACtaaaatcgtcaccctgttaaaataatcgcctaactcattttttcaagttttgcaggaaacacaaaaaacttcaccaaaagtgtaacatatgacatttattgataatttcactcaaaaatgatgtaacaaaggatggaggatgaaggatgAGGATAAAGCTTTGAATTAATGTGTACAAGACAAGATGATGTCACATTTATCCTTTAtagtaagaattaaaaaaaaacacattctaaaaatgactaaaaactttgtattttttttgtcccaataaatgaataagaaaacatttattgatcatttcactaaaaaattatgtaacaaaggatggaggatgaaggatgAGGATAAAGCTATGAATTAATGTGTACCATGCTGTTGTAAAGTACCAGGATGCTCAGCCAGAAAAGGGGCTCAGGGACACCAAaggatgtcaaaataaaagacctTTAGATTTTTCACCCTCATCCATATTAAGCTTTGAATTTGAAATTTGACATTCCAAGTTTATCAGAAAGTCTGTAGACATGACGACatatcaccctgttaaaataattgcctaagtaatttttttaaagttttgcaggaaacacaaaaaccaaaagtgtaacatatgacatttattgatcatttcactcaaaaatgatgtaacaaaggatggctattggcatagtaataacactgtgtgtaaattatgtaacttaagataaataaatgactttttttgaacattaagcaagatatggtaacactttattttgaaggtgtctacataagaggcacaaaagcctgtcagaaacatgacatgacatataCCAtataccatatcttgcttaagtcacaaaaagacatgtttgacttaggcataataaatctgcttaagtcacacacttgacataggccattatcttaaagaggtaaaatcacatgatctgatcaactgaggatgtaggagattttactataggtggctggcgtcatgaggagatgatttaggcaaaaaaaacaattttgacaaaaatgacataggcgattattttaacagtgtgacgaaatataacatcaatatgtGTGCTTTCTTTGCTTGAACTTACTTTTTTGGTGAGTATAACatatctgttttgtgtttttttgtgtaaactTAGTgtatattaaaacatatttatttacaacagaaaaaacctgaCTATTAAGTCTATGTAGGAGAGGTCTTGGGGCCTTTTGCACGTTGTCTCATGATCCACCCATGTCCCCAGCAAATTCACTATgcactacaggtgcatctcagtacattagaatatgatggaaaagtcaatttccagtagttcaagtcaaacagccccaaccaagtattgagtgcatatagatggacatactttttaggtctccattaaatgtaagccataatcattataattagaagaagttaaataaattaagacatgaaatgtttcattctgtgtgtaatggacctatataatgtgttatttccactttttgaattgaattactgacataaataaacttttctttgatgatctaatttactgagatgcacctatGTACAAGTTTGAGTAACAattgtgtcaaaaaaagacaagatgacGTCACATTTATCCTTTATAGTAAGaataaaattcaaaacaaacacattctaaaaatgtctaaaaacgttgtatttttttttgtcccgATAAATGAATAAGAAAACAGACATAATCAGAGCAACAGCGGCTCATCCACTGCAAACAAAACTGTTATTTAACAGACACAAACTGTGTTTTTAACATCTCTGTTGGATAAAAATGTTGGTTGCAAGGCTGTGTTGAATACATTTGTGAATTTGTACTTGATTTGTGGCCAAAACCATCCAGCACAAATACATACCAgttcaaaaacatttaacagACTTGTAGTGAaccttttaaagtttttatatgACCAACAAAAATGAAACGTCAGCTCTTAAATGCTTTTAGTATTCGGCCTCTGTCACATCAACTTTTTACCTGaataaaacttgtttaaaaGCAGAGCAGAGTGATACCTCTTCGTGTTTTTCTGCTCTCAGATGAACTCCAGTGTTTGTTTTAGGGATGTCGGCCTGCCGGTACGTCACCGTGTTATATGCAAGCTTACCATTTATGGTAGAGCTAAATCCCAGGATGTGGAATGTGCCGCTCCCAAAAGTTGAATTCCTGCCAGGGGATCTCTGCTGAAAGTGGAGAGAAAAAGCTCAGggcagactgactgactgaatgaAACACGTCCTTTCTTTGTACATCCTCAGCAGGCCTCCAGACATGCCAGACAAGTCTGTAAGGGCCTTAAAGTGAAGCCCTTACAATGTTGTAAGACATAAACTAGTGAAAGTACTTCCACTCCTGACTGTTAAGGCTGTACAAACACATCTGTCAACGTCATCACCCTAATGGAATTTTGCAGAAATAAGTACCATAACTATTTATGTAAACTCACTGACATTACAGACATTTTCCTGACTTCTTTACTATCTTAATTCACCCATGTAGcattcatttaaataattatccACGATGTAGTTTAAATGATGAGCTGCTTAAAACAAAAGATCAGCAGATCCACAGTTCAGCTAACAGCTCCACCTTTAGCTCACATAAATTTACATCCACTCACCATTACATTATAGCCACAGACAATGTGCCTTTAAAAAC
Encoded here:
- the pdlim1 gene encoding PDZ and LIM domain protein 1 — protein: MPLRVQVMGPGPWGFRLVGGKDFEQPLTISRVTPGSKAAQANLCIGDMILSIDGEPTENMTHLEAQNKIKGCIDEMVLSVDRSESKMWSPLSSEGGKTNPYKMNLASEPKEVKHIGSTHNRSALPFTGFGSKVVTNQYNSPSGLYSSENIKDFNSAVDEVQTMSSANEPDNKAPSDPSQAGKRPPVADSEVYKMLQENQESDEPPRQSASFKVLQEILETGDPDKPSGFRSVKAPSTKIGSSVGNTEKLPMCDKCGSGIVGMVVKLRDKFRHPECYTCTDCNINLKQKGHFFVEDQIYCEKHARERVTPPEGYDVVTVFPK